Proteins co-encoded in one Pyxidicoccus xibeiensis genomic window:
- a CDS encoding cytochrome c3 family protein — translation MGGLGAPPACRDGSVSRKPLARAAGRSALLSSLTVLLLACGGQDVGDAAELEDGEQLAGQAQAVTAGEEERRPGSAKAVALALEVENGVGRPLRVRAGGTFYINQIDLRAFVQSTRDEGLRTLRTNSDFAGLGWSGVRQVDQESTGLGAPFTRRRFYRDAAWMDVPSVFTVEPVDRFGRLTGLPVLLNVGSEYDRRPKTDDFFVRRFRAIQTATGCTTRTDCSASTSFEEEALVELRNAYDHAKSRTLTFHPNTTSLRLRWSLRPFAPYSIPVEQVKNPEYAYGFKLALEPLTPPRADGTYAPGTEISFQLTLMDGAGKPLHPKGVLPPYNDVAPDGTESGLNYYRAFFDATTTYYRRKHRERMLMTQIVGPAQNVQPIRSIVGLGAFLDPDVDEQVVGTLERDGVFSQFATLPFSNILFGGAFIDPNLWNVVNTDTFQFTLPANAPAGTYLVTAKGRRVYLGEDLPGSTTIEIQVGTKQRTQATLTTGPCTSCHSQGGELSEVLHANDNRATCAGCHSPLEFELEGPIFVRTHFIHSRSNRFDAPLHQCSSCHLTKESIQRTSKAACLSCHKSYPDSHVEKFGPIESMYVGGGPESFNQCTGACHNQHPGSGL, via the coding sequence CGTGGGGGATGCGGCGGAGCTGGAGGACGGGGAGCAGCTGGCAGGGCAAGCCCAGGCGGTGACGGCGGGTGAGGAGGAGCGGCGCCCGGGGTCCGCGAAGGCGGTGGCGCTGGCCCTGGAGGTGGAGAACGGCGTGGGGCGCCCCCTGCGCGTGCGCGCGGGCGGCACCTTCTACATCAACCAGATCGACCTCCGCGCCTTCGTCCAGTCGACGCGTGACGAGGGCCTGAGGACGCTGCGCACCAACAGCGACTTCGCGGGCCTGGGCTGGAGCGGCGTGCGGCAGGTGGACCAGGAGTCCACCGGCCTGGGCGCGCCCTTCACCCGCCGCCGCTTCTACCGGGACGCGGCCTGGATGGACGTGCCCAGCGTCTTCACCGTGGAGCCGGTGGACCGGTTCGGCCGCCTCACGGGCCTGCCGGTGCTCTTGAACGTGGGCAGCGAGTACGACCGCCGCCCGAAGACGGACGACTTCTTCGTGCGCCGCTTCCGCGCCATCCAGACGGCCACCGGCTGCACCACCCGGACGGACTGCTCCGCGTCCACCTCCTTCGAGGAGGAGGCCCTGGTGGAGCTGCGCAACGCGTATGACCACGCCAAATCGCGCACCCTCACCTTCCACCCGAACACGACCTCCCTGCGCCTGCGCTGGAGCCTGCGCCCGTTCGCGCCGTACTCCATCCCCGTGGAGCAGGTGAAGAACCCCGAGTACGCCTACGGCTTCAAGCTGGCGCTCGAGCCCCTCACCCCGCCCCGCGCGGACGGCACCTACGCCCCGGGCACCGAGATCTCCTTCCAGCTCACCCTGATGGACGGCGCGGGCAAGCCCCTGCACCCCAAGGGCGTGCTGCCGCCCTACAATGACGTGGCGCCGGACGGCACCGAGTCGGGCCTCAACTACTACCGCGCCTTCTTCGACGCGACGACGACGTACTACCGCCGCAAGCACCGCGAGCGCATGCTGATGACGCAAATCGTCGGGCCGGCGCAGAACGTCCAGCCCATCCGCTCCATCGTCGGCCTGGGCGCCTTCCTGGACCCCGACGTGGACGAGCAGGTGGTGGGCACGCTGGAGCGCGACGGCGTCTTCTCCCAGTTCGCCACCCTGCCCTTCTCCAACATCCTCTTCGGCGGCGCCTTCATCGACCCGAACCTCTGGAACGTCGTCAACACGGACACCTTCCAGTTCACCCTCCCCGCCAACGCCCCCGCGGGCACCTACCTGGTGACGGCCAAGGGCCGCCGCGTGTACCTGGGCGAGGACCTGCCGGGCTCCACCACCATCGAAATCCAGGTGGGCACGAAGCAGCGCACCCAGGCCACGCTCACCACCGGCCCCTGCACCAGCTGCCACAGCCAGGGAGGCGAGCTGAGCGAAGTCCTCCACGCCAACGACAACCGCGCCACCTGCGCCGGCTGCCACTCGCCGCTGGAGTTCGAGCTGGAGGGCCCCATCTTCGTGCGGACCCACTTCATCCACTCGCGCTCCAACCGGTTCGACGCGCCCCTGCACCAGTGCTCGTCCTGCCACCTGACGAAGGAGAGCATCCAGCGCACCAGCAAGGCAGCCTGCCTGTCCTGCCACAAGAGCTACCCGGACAGCCACGTGGAGAAGTTCGGCCCCATCGAGAGCATGTACGTGGGAGGTGGGCCGGAGTCGTTTAATCAATGCACCGGGGCCTGCCATAATCAGCACCCGGGCAGCGGCCTCTAG